DNA from Aphis gossypii isolate Hap1 chromosome 3, ASM2018417v2, whole genome shotgun sequence:
catattattacagtcttttatttatttgtgagtTCGATTATTCCTATATACTTTTttctatggtttttttttaccgactACCAGTTAAACACGCACTGTATATttcttttgtttataatataattaaattttaaatgttgtattcaatttgagacttaacattttaaaattttaattctacttTTATACtccatacataatttaaatactcttgtaaaattatacattttataaataaaaaatattagaatagacatttaattgattatattgtttttaagtgtATAGACATGGCAGATGGCAAAGCCCaaaagtttattatctataattattagttagtaTAAACTAATTCCGTAGTGGAATACGGCTCAATTGTTTAagcttataaattttaaatattttgaattaatataccaTTTTGCTCGATagttaaatatcaaatgtatGCTTAAGGCATAACTACCATAACTAACACATTacacaatcatattatattaattttaatctttagtGACATTGATTAATTTCCAAGATACATACCTGGTAACGATGGTTCATTTGAATGACTTTTTAACGATTCATtggtttttaaagtaatagaaAGATTATAGATTAGGAacgcgtataatatgataaaaattgcaACTTATTGGTAGTACTATGGAtctgtacaaataaatattaatattattaacataaatatctaGCGAGACTCCATGAAACACAtgcaaacataaattattattaatacatatttttctattataactaaatccttattctaaaattgtcacgaaatttattttgaaatgtaacCATATTTTGCAAAACGatggtttaaataatatcaaaccaAACTtggtcttatttatttaaaaatctaatatcacatattgaaacttataaaattatttagtgtttaggtaaataatttattatttattagatttattgaAAGTATCATTATCACACcttagaaatttttttctttcgattatatttattacttaaacaaataaataattttacatgaactatttttttttgtttatttgtaataataataggtcatcaaatattgattattattcaatttaatgaaCACGACTATGAACTAATTTGGTACATGATAGATATTCAAACAATGGGTTTCCTTATGccagcaataataaaataatgtattatttacagcAGGACATAAACTATTTTCCGACATAATATCTATTCTTGCTCCAAGtttcttaaaactttttaattccTATGTATCAAATCGATAACCTCGGTGATAACTAAAAtttcacttttaaatttcTCTGTTTCCCAAAAACTCTACAAAAAACAAacgtttgttataattattcgattttcttaaagaaaaaaacttttcagAGGAAAATGTAGGGAAGTCGCCACTGAGAATATTACCTATTGCAGGTTCCTCTGAAAAGAAACTCACTTTACTGAAAGTTCTTGAAGAAACTTATGCaatgttatcaaaaatatattgagaaGAATactgaaaaacattttacatttttcttaagttattagaattttttttttaattcttctaATGTTTGCATTAGAAAACTTACTGTTTAGGTACCTAtcgaaaatacatattaaatagttagtcgataattttaatgatgtaaaaatgatatgtcggacaaaaaaagtaaataatcgacaaatcaaattattctatattctatGTAGATTGTAGTCGCTAGGGATAgagttaaattcattaaaaaaatcttcaaaaattcttaattttataagtatcgatcaatagaaattaatggtttctaacaaaaataattaatatttatctatttaaacatttttaacgttttcatcatcaattttataccaaactgtatattataatatatacggtatacacatattttacattacataagtataacaacttgatgtaataataaaacaaatagtaaaaaaaaagaaaaagttatatcataacttataagatattgcaacatcataattttgtctcaccaaacaaaaaaaatcaattagacGTGTGGATTacgtataatagattataacataattataaataatgtgcaataaatgttgttttttcagtaagaatatttttttgttttattaaatatgtcattaatgttaatattaaattgtatcgtgtattttgttttaatgatctattgtgtaataaatatataaaaaaataatattattttatcagttgataaaaaaaaaatgaatgacataaaaattatgtcaatattttactaacataaatatgactgctcaatttaattatagtttagtaTTGAGTTAATTGTTAGTGGTGTATTACGttctgaaaaataacaaaatgccACGTTTAAGCGTAGACACAAATTTACCAGCTTCAAAAATTCCTGAAGGATTTTTGAACTCATGCACTAGTCTTATTTCTAAAAGTCTAGGGAAAAGACATTCAGTAAGTACAAAgtaacaaacttttttttaattttgaacagtTTTGAATCTACattttacactatatatttgaattatcttatcatataattaaatttattgtctcCTCTGCAATTGTGAAACTAAAATTGTACTTAGCTATATGTaatttagaagaaaaaaattgtatacagatACGTATTTGAGCTATggacaaaaaaacaatattccattcaaataataattcttttattaaaatttaaaaaattattaaaatgtaatttttaagctatataggtactcgtaatacaaacaacatttaaatgaataaaattttataatattgtattaacaacTTACCTATACAacgaatcataaaaataatttataattgtatttatttaaaatgttaaaatataattaatagttaactattacttatttatagtattgcgTAGCAACAGTAAACCCTGGTGTAAAAATGACACTTGGCGGTTCCAGTGATCCCTGTGGATTTATTCAAGTAACAAGTATTGGGAGTTTGGGACCAGAAGAGAATCCCAAACACGTGGAAATTATGACTGACCATGTACATAAAGCTCTTGGAATTCCAAAAAATAAGTAAGATCCAACATAGGGATAATTCAaagcaatacaattttagattctaactgaaaagataaatgtatttatcataaCATAATGTGCGTTTCTTTTATTCTGTCATTGTCCTTTTTGTCTTTGAAGGAAGTAAAAATGTTGTCAACTTTGAAGGTCGTTTCTAATAGAAAATTGGATTTATATGGTACTTTGGAGTAGTAGTAAAAGAAAAAGTTCctagtaattttcaaaatagtaaggaaaaacaggaatttttactcaaaaacagatttgaaatttttattgaatgtttatatatatatataataattatttcttgattttgattatattttatacacattgtacaattttaaaagaattttaaatctttttgagctactataaacatttaaaatttttagtctCTTTAGTATGAATATTTACACATCTTATTAACTCAAAatctttacaaataaaataccagATTCTTTAatcataagtttttaaatgttaaatacaatatatacaagcACAATATTTCTTACAAGCATttgaagtacattttttaattctttaaaatcacaaacactcccaaataattttatgcctaagtaaaaatgtataaatgattaatttaaaatatttagaaagatAATCTACCTTTCGTAAGTCACAGACCAATTACCAACAGAGTACCATGTTAGAAATGTTTgttgtttaacatttaatatttgaatacaggTTTATGCATcgattaactattaaaacataatcaacattaaaatcacaataataatttttaatagattctatattttaaaccatataattacgacttaacataatattggttatatcaagttattaattgtattttcattCTATTACAAACTACGAAACTTACTACGGAGGTAATTTTTATCGTCAAAAACACAATATCTTACCCAAGCATAAAACGATATTACTTTTCTAGAAgaactatttttcattttttttatacttttaatgtaTGGAcatctaagtataaaaaacataaaatatttgcatcACGATAAAAAGTCATCCTGttagtaatttattctaacgaatttaattatgtttctaTAAAGCGTAGTAGAGTTGTGTTAATTATAAAGCTTATACAGTTCATGaagcataaaacaaaataatatttaataaaatgtcaactctagaaaaaccaaaataattgtattacaaattttagtttaaaactttgaaccaatacaaataaaaataatgatttttattttatatactatgtatctTTGATAAATCAACAACTATTTTGtaacattaaacaaatactaacaaattcatataaattaataataattttatttattttttagactgATGATAAATTTACAAGCAAATTCTCAAGAAACTACCGGTCATATTGGAACCACTTTCCATCAGCTATTTACTGTTGAAAAAGGAAAACgactttaaagaaaaaaaatgtttatacgtacattgatattttaaaaaattatataattatatatagagaAATTTAGAAAGCATGCTTACCCccttttattcttaaataatacaattattcaaattttgatttttgaaatcatcCAATATACTAAAAGGCTATATTTTcacgaatttatattttcaatattattcaagtacTATCCTGACAAATTTATCACACAAAAACAATAaggattatcattttttactgATAATTGTTGAACAAAGatattaaacaaacatttaatagaaataagaaACTCCTAATTTATTGCATCATAATGAATGTAAGTTTTGGAAATAaggtctttaaaatatttctcaaaaatcaaaatctgaatacatattatattagtaaagtataaaatgGATGTGTGCATACCTGGCTAATTAacctgtatatattttaaaatattaagattatgttgtcattgatttttataatttgtcatattaAAACAGGTCATACAAGTAtggataattatataaattgataaaataaatttaaaaaactcttATTCTACATATAGAATTTCTAGAAATTATACactacattttatagttgaagtagttataatattatattatataaataattgcttGTGCCATATACGTGTgtgtatatctatacatataacttGTTAAACGATGGAATAtagattgttttatttaataattttaaattaattatatttttgaaacctttaaataaagttagttgattatttttataactactatTGTGTGTTGAAAGCTACATTGGCTCAAATGttctaaatgtaaatatttatttgaaattttattttttaatgagaaaatagttgataataaaaaaaaattatattcaaaattaaaatatttttcaaatgaaaacaatttaaatattttaaaaatgttaaattttttactcttttaaatgataatatatattttaaatttcatattccgaagcaaaatattattcggaATATTTCGatctatagaaatttaaagtatcaatttttagaaaagtaatttgctagttataagtatttaaagttaaaaaagcGGAGTGgtggaaaaacatttttagagtACATCTGTACTTCTATTACAATCATTCAAACTTATCTTTTAAACTACTTttccataatttaatttttatatctccaataactttaaaaaatatttttaaaaacgttaatagtatttgaaataaggagtgttttacattaaatggattcataaaatattgtggattacgagttatatttataaaactgataaaatgccattaattatgtttattgtaaattatattattttactaacagTAATGtttattcgtttaatattcaagagtatattatcaaaaaatcagaagagtataatcaaaattgtattaactacaatttatatcaatttattttactacaaaattaatgttatcaattaaaaaaatatatattttagtaatttgtaggtgaattttgtttaatattgctTTAGATACAAATTGTACTATGTAACAAACAAATTGATATGTAAATCACATGAAATGATATTgcttaatgaaatatattgaatttcattttcacgtatatataataatacgatatcgagtagattataatatatattcaaacataTGGTAcactgtattaaatttgagtattgaatttaattgcaatttgtttaaaacaattaaaatacgtcttaacttataaatacatacatttttattttaaaattaaaatggaattaaaaataatgaaaaaaatatacttacatattataaatactattgtaataatatttgtttagttagcattgtattaattttaaaattgttttagtttcCAATTATTTTGGAAAGACTTAAGTAACTAcacaaataaagaaatataatccAGGTTCGGAAGATAATATACAGAGAAATATTGATGGAGAGgctaaatatattgtagtaataaAAGCCAAAGAAAGAAAAAGaagaattattttgatgttcTTAGTATTATACTgtcattatacctataccggAACcgattatttaccta
Protein-coding regions in this window:
- the LOC114131014 gene encoding macrophage migration inhibitory factor homolog translates to MPRLSVDTNLPASKIPEGFLNSCTSLISKSLGKRHSYCVATVNPGVKMTLGGSSDPCGFIQVTSIGSLGPEENPKHVEIMTDHVHKALGIPKNKLMINLQANSQETTGHIGTTFHQLFTVEKGKRL